One stretch of Toxoplasma gondii ME49 chromosome XI, whole genome shotgun sequence DNA includes these proteins:
- a CDS encoding 1,4-alpha-glucan-branching enzyme (encoded by transcript TGME49_316520), giving the protein MEKAKVFRTVEKQHEEEYAAVQRSSGVDCVPGKYLPSAGPKEPPHTNMFDCAVAADSPRGSSLDVVGGLRCGAARGHGRCMGDGAETDGAKGTSDEVREEAGAPAKGEGRRSVKYVGVPLKDLPQGSSLSEHDVHLLHKAHHGDPFGVLGCHEVKGGQKEKILIVRAWIRNAKTIRLRALECSECVVATEEPVPMEKRADFLFQKAFVVHRLASEKETASSPCKATQSKPGEILESDDSPVTFKYELLCVYEGDETNEERVAHDTYNFGVLLPRFDLELFQSGSCWHVDNLMGSHMLTVEGIRGVRFAVWAPSACFVSVVGDWNAWDGRAHPMRRRVEFGVWELFVPDIGAGEKYGYRIHTRGGLDVIKIDPYAQEFEIPPKTASIISACDDAFRKPEERFVWNDQAWMSRRKQLGEEDLLRRQPMAIYEVHLPSWMRGDNNTYLSYRELADRLVRHVKTMNFTHVEFLPLAHHPFEGSWGYQVTGLYAPYSRLGSPDDFKYLVDKLHQSGIGVFLDFVPAHFCKDSWGLARYDGEPCYEYADPREGEHKMWGTLVFNFRRSEVRSFLLGAAYHWLRRYHIDGLRIDAVSSMLYKNHQREPGDWLPNEFGGDANLQAMSLLQELNWVVHQEFPGVFTMAEESTSWQGVTDKEKGLGFDAKWDLGWMNDTLSYLCLPLYKRPEPACHNKLTFRGLYMAHEKWILPLSHDEVVSGKGSLLDKCGFAGSPFEDRIKTLKTLFGYQVGSPGRPLIFMGAEIGQGREWKDNRSVDWHEGEEELRKKLCIWVSDLLAVYVHHKALHAGDDEPWNFKWTDCDNSKDCVIAFLRSYMDWYNDILVVCNFSPNVYYRYPIGVPHGGEWEVILNSDDWRYAGGMVGPGNLSRVHTTQGGRLGWPYCLWLDLPPFGCLYIKSPQPQPEVKGLDSAEKKKVAKEDPPANTNGDIGKTDKRTEKLNGAEEERTAVDSGNGNLEAS; this is encoded by the exons atggagaaggcgaaggttTTTCGAAcggtggagaagcagcacgAGGAAGAGTACGCTGCAGTTCAGCGCTCCTCCGGTGTCGACTGCGTCCCGGGGAAGTACCTGCCTTCCGCCGGCCCGAAGGAGCCGCCTCACACGAACATGTTCGACTGCGCCGTCGCCGCAGATTCCCCGCGCGGGAGCTCTTTGGACGTCGTTGGAGGCCTCCGTTGCGGAGCGGCTCGTGGACATGGCCGCTGCATGGGCGACGGCGCCGAGACCGACGGCGCCAAGGGGACATCCGACGAGGTCCgcgaggaggcaggcgcCCCTGCAAAAGGAGAAGGCCGTCGAAGCGTCAAGTACGTGGGTGTGCCACTGAAGGACCTCCCCCAAGGCTCCTCGTTGTCCGAACACGACGTCCACCTTCTGCACAAAGCTCACCACGGCGACCCTTTCGGCGTCTTGGGCTGTCACGAAGTGAAAGGCgggcagaaggaaaagatCCTCATTGTCAG AGCCTGGATTCGAAATGCCAAGACCATTCGTCTGAGGGCCCTTGAGTGCTCCGAGTGTGTGGTGGCCACTGAGGAGCCGGTGCCAAtggagaaacgcgcagaCTTCCTCTTCCAGAAG GCCTTCGTTGTCCACCGTCTCGCctcagaaaaggagacagcgtcgTCGCCCTGTAAGGCGACCCAGTCGAAGCCTGGGGAGATCCTGGAGAGTGACGACTCTCCTGTGACATTCAAGTATGAGCTCCTCTGTGTAtacgagggagacgagacgaacGAGGAACGCGTCGCCCACGACACTTACAACTTCGgcgtccttcttccgcgCTTTGACCTCGAACTTTTCCAGTCTG GTTCATGTTGGCATGTCGACAACTTGATGGGTTCACACATGTTGACGGTGGAAGGCATTCGCGGCGTCCGCTTCGCAGTGTGGGCGCCGAGCGCCTGCTTCGTGAGCGTTGTGGGAGACTGGAACGCCTGGGATGGCCGCGCACACCCGATGAGGCGAAGAGTCGAATTCGGCGTTTGGGAGCTGTTCGTGCCTGACATCGGCGCAGGCGAAAAGTACGGCTACCGCATCCACACACGAGGCGGCCTCGACGTCATCAAAATCGACCCATATGCACAAGAGTTCGAAATCCCACCCAAAACCGCGAGCATCATCAGTGCATGCGATGACGCATTTCGCAAG CCGGAGGAGCGCTTCGTGTGGAATGACCAGGCGTGGATGTCTCGGAGGAAGCAGTTGGGGGAAGAAGATCTTCTTCGCAGACAACCCATGGCGATATACGAAGTGCATCTCCCTAGCTGGATGCGTGGCGACAACAACACTTACCTTT CTTATCGAGAACTCGCAGACCGGCTCGTGCGCCATGTGAAAACCATGAACTTCACACACGTAGAGttcctgcctctcgctcACCATCCCTTCGAAGGCTCTTGGGGGTACCAG GTCACAGGTTTATACGCGCCCTACAGTCGCCTCGGAAGTCCCGACGACTTCAAGTACCTCGTGGACAAGCTGCATCAGAGCGGGAtcggcgtcttcctcgaTTTCGTCCCCGCACATTTTTGCAAAGACTCCTGGGGCTTGGCTCGCTATGACGGAGAGCCCTGCTATGAATATGCAGACCCTCGTGAAGGCGAACATAAAATGTGGGGAACTCTCG TCTTCAACTTTCGGCGAAGCGAAgttcgctcttttctgttgGGAGCTGCGTACCACTGGCTGCGGCGCTACCACATAGACGGCCTGCGCATCGACGCCGTCTCTTCGATGCTGTACAAAAACCACCAGAGAGAGCCGGGCGACTGGCTGCCGAACGAGTtcggcggagacgcgaatCTGCAGGCcatgtctctcctccaagagCTCAACTGGGTCGTCCACCAAGAGTTTCCGGGCGTCTTCACGATGGCTGAAGAGAGCACCAGCTGGCAAGGCGTCACTGACAAGGAAAAAG GCCTCGGCTTCGACGCCAAATGGGATCTTGGATGGATGAACGACACGCTGAGCTACttgtgtctgcctctctaCAAGAGACCAGAGCCAGCTTGTCACAACAAACTGACTTTCCGAGGGCTGTACATGGCACACGAAAA GTGGATTCTCCCGCTGTCGCACGACGAGGTGGTCAGCGGAAAGGGCTCTCTGCTGGACAAGTGCGGTTTTGCAGGCAGTCCGTTTGAAGATCGAATCAAAACGCTGAAGACACTGTTCGGGTACCAGGTTGGATCCCCCGGCCGACCCCTCATCTTCATGGGCGCCGAAATcggacaaggaagagagtgGAAAGACAACAG GTCTGTTGACTGgcacgaaggcgaagaagaacttcGAAAGAAACTGTGCATTTGGGTTTCCGACCTCTTGGCGGTATACGTCCATCACaaggcgctgcatgcgggagACGACGAGCCGTGGAACTTCAAGTGGACCGACTGCGACAATAGCAAAGACTGTGTTATTGCCTTCCTCCGATCCTACATGGACTGGTACAACGACATCCTGGTTGTTTGTAACTTCTCGCCGAATGTCTATTACCG CTACCCTATCGGAGTCCCGCACGGTGGAGAGTGGGAGGTCATCTTGAACTCTGACGACTGGAGATACGCGGGCGGCATGGTCGGTCCGGGAAATCTTTCGCGAGTCCACACCACTCAAGGCGGACG ACTTGGCTGGCCGTACTGCCTATGGCTCGATCTTCCTCCATTCGGTTGCCTGTACATCAAGAGTCCACAGCCTCAGCCGGAGGTGAAAGGGCTGGATtctgcggagaaaaagaaagttGCGAAGGAGGACCCACCCGCGAACACGAATGGCGATATAGGAAAAACCGACAAGCGGACAGAAAAGTTGAACggcgcggaagaagagagaacggctGTGGATAGCGGCAACGGCAACCTGGAAGCATCATGA
- a CDS encoding myosin heavy chain, putative (encoded by transcript TGME49_316530) — MHEQTKMQDATESSPRQGRGAGFAAVRLRQQRRQMEMLTEMTKSLCEETKKANAQPVGAPSAPELLRLRCEIEELRLANRKKDSELAAAKSAHWQAVSQLEQRLHALETNVAAAKASTKEVERLGNQRVLELRKLVSELEAKNAYLTEKVEKAGAEVLAVRAERDSSRAQSEEEKRRFEEQLVDLQKTLQKEREDSDAAKQQVSKLTGELAEKEGELALERAAKDEAANRLEKDFACQRETLESVISGLQRNLREVAAAKESGMDDRALYAEMKARCAKYAEKVQALQKELVEAARQQEALEQQRQQVEQQKRQERELEETTRSLREMELVKEQRERDLQEWEQLAASFVLDEPPSREAFRRHLLLLVNALQALQFEKTTATAQIENLRARMQESEEKLKARKEAEELLEAKLAQAEQRAVHLARETSEAKQQTELLKIRLAGALSATSEEVERLLVSARPVPEAAKKGDSASSCGEAPAQAETLEIKIQELHAQAEASEKIISQLESTKERLESELRAAQQLAEASVTLRREKDELATANSQLTAELQRAADRVSELHRRAESAQREATDLRVQTGKEKNLQGNLQRARERIAALELQLARGAPDAQQLQRQVETLTAEVAAAKERLKLLKDSYTKQISGVRDAIYHTLGWSVSYKAPTGSQDESVTLQSLYSTHDGLVVFTRGNAAGAGLSENSSETGGPTSQKRRRRGSADSTQSVGIEGEQREEEKQKEQSGVENESREGAAGPPASEDTHRDKFLSRFAKERFRVSFLNAYATKYEKDDKFRARCASLAWPAFTAMLCLDELQSIRAQFGSRIPKNVHGMLLPMP, encoded by the exons ATGCATGAGCAGACGAAAATGCAAGATGCAACAGAAAGCTCGCCTCGCCAGGGCAGAGGCGCAGGCTTCGCCGCAGTGCGGctgcgacagcagagacgacaAATGGAAATGCTGACGGAAATGACAAAGAGTCTTTgtgaagaaacaaagaag GCCAATGCACAACCAGTAGGCGCGCCGTCGGCTCCAGAGCTGCTTCGCCTGAGGTGTGAAATCGAGGAATTGCGTCTGGCCAATcggaagaaagacagcgaaCTCGCTGCAGCGAAAT CGGCCCACTGGCAAGCGGTCTCTCAGTTGGAGCAACGCCTTCACGCTCTCGAAACGAACGTCGCGGCCGCGAAGGCGTCCACCAAAGAAGTTGAACGT ctCGGCAACCAGCGGGTGTTGGAGCTCCGGAAGCTGGTCTCGGAGTTGGAGGCGAAGAATGCCTATTTAACagaaaaggtggagaaggcCGGGGCAGAGGTGCTCGCCGTCcgcgcggagagagacagcagtcgcgctcagagcgaagaagagaagagaagattTGAGGAGCAGCTTGTCGACCTCCAGAAGActctgcagaaagaaagagaagacagtgaCGCGGCCAAACAACAAGTCTCGAAACTCACCGGCGAGCtcgcggagaaggaaggggaaCTCGCGCTCGAGCGAGCAGCCAAAGACGAAGCCGCAAACAGG CTCGAGAAAGATTTTGCCTGTCAACGCGAGACTCTCGAGAGCGTCATCAGCGGCCTGCAGAGGAACTTGCGCGAAGTtgcggcagcgaaggaaTCC GGCATGGACGACCGCGCCTTGTACGCAGAAATGAAAGCGAGATGCGCA AAGTACGCAGAGAAGGTACAGGCGCTTCAGAAAGAGCTCGTGGAGGCCGCCCGTCAACAGGAAGCTCTCGAGCAACAGAGACAACAAGTCGAGcagcaaaagagacaggagcgcGAGCTGGAGGAGACGACCCGGTCTCTCCGAGAAATGGAACTCGTGAAGGAACAGCGAGAACGCGACCTCCAGGAGTGGGAACAACTCGCTGCAT CGTTTGTGTTGGACGAGCCTCCGAGTCGAGAGGCGTTTCGCCGGCACCTGCTGCTGCTCGTGAACGCACTGCAGGCGCTCCAGttcgagaagacgacggcgacTGCTCAGATCGAAAATCTCCGCGCAAGAAtgcaagagagcgaagagaagcttAAGGccaggaaggaagcagaggagctCCTCGAGGCAAAGCTCGCGCAGGCGGAGCAACGCGCCGTGCATCTCGCCCGCGAGACGTCAGAGGCCAAACAACAAACAGAACTCCTGAAG ATTCGTTTGGCAGGAGCGCTGAGCGCAACGAGTGAGGAGGTAGAGCGATTGTTGGTTTCTGCTCGTCCGGTTCCtgaggcagcgaagaaaggagacagcgcctcTTCGTGCGGCGAGGCGCCTGCGCAGGCAGAGACCCTTGAAATCAAGATCcaggaactgcatgcacaggcagAGGCTTCCGAAAAAATCATCTCCCAGCTCGAGAGCACG AAAGAGCGACTGGAGAGCGAACTCAGGGCGGCGCAGCAACTCGCCGAAGCCTCTGTGACGCtccggcgagagaaagatgaaCTTGCCACT GCAAACAGCCAGTTGACGGCGGAGCTCCAGCGAGCTGCGGATCGCGTCTCGGAACTCCATCGTCGCGCAG AATCTGCGCAGCGCGAGGCGACGGACTTGCGGGTGCAGAcaggcaaagagaagaacttGCAAGGAAATCTGCAGCGTGCACGTGAAAGAATTGCAGCTCTGGAACTCCAGCTTGCTCGCGGAGCCCCCGACGCTCAGCAGCTTCAGAGACAAGTCGAGACACTCACGGCGGAGGTCGCTGCCGCCAAAGAGAGACTCAAGCTCCTCAAAGACAGCTACACTAAACAGATTTC GGGCGTCCGCGATGCAATCTACCACACCCTGGGGTGGAGTGTCTCCTACAAAGCAC CCACCGGAAGCCAAGATGAGTCTGTGACGTTGCAGAGTTTGTATTCGACGCACGACGGTCTCGTGGTTTTCACGCGGGGCAACGCAGCTGGCGCGGGGCTCTCTGAGAACTCGAGTGAGACTGGAGGACCTACAAgtcagaagagacgaagacgaggatcGGCAGACAGCACACAGAGTGTGGGGATAGAGGGtgagcagcgagaggaagaaaaacagaaggaacAGTCCGGAGTGGAGAACGAAAGTCGAGAAGGCGCTGCCGGCCCTCCTGCGTCGGAAGATACTCATCGAGACAAGTTTCTTTCGCGCTTCGCCAAAGAGAGATTCCGTGTTAGCTTTCTCAACGCCTACGCCACGAAATACGAAAAAGACGACAAATTC AGAGCACGGTGTGCGAGTCTCGCGTGGCCGGCCTTCACAGCCATGCTCTGTTTGGACGAACTCCAAAGCATTCGAGCTCAGTTTGGGAGTCGCATTCCGAAAAATGTCCACGGCATGTTGCTTCCGATGCCTTAA
- the ISP3 gene encoding IMC sub-compartment protein ISP3 (encoded by transcript TGME49_316540~Product name based on PMID:20844581.), whose product MGNTACCGFDSDSTADLEIGREGEVRSRKPIQVSKEAFDNWMNRYEAGDTMEVLFPDGHRIECNLKIDRPKNFMNLTFNQKVRPIQLDDIAAVLYGSDPRSSECADSKMLRNPCVVGFRLASSGRAIAFSFKDITDAQCFVSFLDDEIKKNQESNKSSASNDRN is encoded by the coding sequence ATGGGGAACACGGCGTGCTGCGGTTTCGACAGTGACTCTACTGCTGACCTCGAGATCGGTCGAGAGGGGGAAGTGAGGAGTCGCAAGCCAATTCAGGTATCCAAGGAGGCGTTTGACAACTGGATGAATCGTTATGAGGCTGGAGACACGATGGAAGTGCTTTTTCCTGATGGTCACCGAATTGAGTGTAACTTGAAAATCGACCGACCGAAAAACTTCATGAATCTCACCTTCAATCAGAAAGTAAGACCCATCCAGCTCGATGACATTGCAGCCGTCCTATATGGCTCGGATCCTCGCAGTTCCGAATGCGCAGATAGCAAAATGCTGCGAAACCCCTGTGTCGTGGGCTTCCGCCTCGCGAGCTCTGGACGAGCCATCGCGTTTTCTTTTAAAGACATCACGGACGCGCAgtgttttgtgtctttccTGGACGACGAAATCAAGAAGAATCAGGAGTCAAACAAGTCTTCAGCAAGCAACGACAGAAACTAA
- a CDS encoding hypothetical protein (encoded by transcript TGME49_316550~Signal peptide predicted by SignalP 2.0 HMM (probability 0.999) with cleavage site probability 0.589 at residue 23~Predicted trans-membrane domain (TMHMM2.0):6-24:86-109): protein MYFKMKVFNFVLLMAIIAASVSAAKAESEHVGDAKPLHKEIRAEQPSVVQEGLQQNRDNPTRELFPRLWGYGGYGYGYPYAGYSYGYYGYPYAGYTYYGYPYGAYYGYGGYYW, encoded by the exons ATGTATTTTAAGATGAAGGTGTTCAACTTCGTTTTGCTCATGGCCATCATTGCCGCGTCTGTGTCGGCTGCCAAAGCGGAATCC GAACATGTTGGTGACGCGAAGCCCTTGCACAAAGAAATCCGCGCCGAACAGCCATCGGTTGTGCAGGAAGGACTTCAACAGAACAGAGATAATCCTACACGGGAGCTATTCCCCAGACTCTGGGGGTATGGAGGCTACGGTTACGGCTACCCCTACGCAGGGTACAGCTACGGCTACTACGGCTACCCATATGCAGGATACACCTACTACGGCTACCCGTATGGTGCATACTATGGCTACGGTGGGTATTACTGGTAA
- a CDS encoding Toxoplasma gondii family D protein (encoded by transcript TGME49_316560~Signal peptide predicted by SignalP 2.0 HMM (probability 0.991) with cleavage site probability 0.958 at residue 21) encodes MGFRLLPTIAAVALLVQSASAGPKDKKLSVGVPPPPPPPPAKELLPLHTQTECFQVPYSVERACLKKESISRPYNCPQPAMEEVCKPVQVMVDDVCHRLVKQEVSYDCPKATTQTLCSQIPLTVAQMCRQKIKEKVPSTCSKEIAVPRCEIDSKLVPDTCYDTQPYVQEYECWSSETATVCDVEMKNINSVCTREVEVPVAYDYEDTLQEKVCSVKLHTKKGQCRKSILSEEQYPCPVSKWEQKCVETFKMIDVPCEKDILVEETYDCSEMKPHRVVKTCAKRVPGKAKIERCPTPSKKLRRLGPSKKGGCYLVEVDTEEIQQLPCEEEVMAMVPKVCTRKVAKKAPQICHQKVPDSQCVMEELVVPQMCSRPVTKDVEVPCESQVAQEVCETVPKKIKKQGYNFEKKVESFECVKHDFTENCYEVKKPKKSVCATTLLKSVSFECPRREFQEVCSDFPEIIAEPCLKEVEKEVDFPCPEQTTEEKCLHIPSYEMAKCSAVVERDEEYPCSRKDLVIKCETINVDRVGTCFKTEVTEVPYTCYETAYKNVCADIPVTHIPPPPPPAKKL; translated from the coding sequence ATGGGGTTTCGTTTATTGCCGACTATTGCAGCCGTTGCGCTTCTCGTCCAAAGCGCCAGCGCAGGGCCAAAGGACAAGAAGTTGTCAGTTGGTGTGCCGCCACCGCCACCGCCACCTCCTGCAAAAGAGCTGTTGCCCCTGCATACACAGACGGAATGTTTTCAGGTGCCTTACAGTGTCGAGAGGGCATGCTTGAAGAAGGAGTCCATCTCCAGGCCTTACAACTGCCCACAGCCAGCCATGGAGGAGGTTTGCAAACCCGTTCAGGTCATGGTTGATGATGTGTGCCATCGCCTCGTGAAGCAGGAGGTTTCCTACGATTGTCCGAAGGCTACAACTCAAACGCTGTGCTCGCAGATCCCACTGACAGTAGCACAAATGTGCCGCCAAAAGATAAAAGAGAAGGTCCCTAGCACATGCTCTAAGGAAATCGCCGTCCCGCGATGTGAGATCGACTCCAAGCTCGTTCCTGATACTTGCTACGACACACAGCCGTATGTCCAAGAATACGAATGCTGGAGCAGCGAGACTGCTACTGTCTGTGATGTAGAAATGAAGAATATCAATTCAGTGTGCACCCGCGAGGTCGAGGTTCCGGTCGCGTACGATTATGAGGACACCCTGCAGGAGAAGGTGTGTTCAGTGAAGTTGCACACCAAGAAGGGGCAGTGTCGCAAGTCGATTTTGTCCGAGGAGCAGTACCCGTGTCCCGTGTCAAAGTGGGAACAAAAATGCGTTGAAACGTTCAAGATGATTGACGTTCCATGTGAAAAGGACATTCTGGTAGAAGAAACGTATGACTGTAGCGAAATGAAGCCTCACCGGGTGGTCAAAACATGCGCCAAGCGAGTTCcggggaaggcgaagatCGAACGGTGCCCCACACCTAGCAAAAAGCTCCGCAGACTGGGTCCGAGCAAGAAAGGAGGCTGCTACCTTGTTGAAGTAGATACTGAAGAGATCCAACAGCTTCCTTGCGAGGAAGAAGTTATGGCAATGGTGCCGAAGGTGTGCACCAGGAAAGTGGCAAAGAAGGCTCCGCAGATTTGCCACCAGAAGGTACCTGATAGCCAGTGCGTCATGGAGGAATTAGTGGTTCCCCAGATGTGCTCTCGACCAGTCACTAAGGACGTCGAGGTGCCTTGCGAATCTCAGGTCGCGCAAGAGGTGTGTGAGACTGTTCCTAAAAAAATCAAGAAGCAGGGATACAACTTTGaaaagaaggtggagagctTTGAGTGCGTGAAGCACGACTTCACAGAAAACTGCTACGAAGTGAAAAAACCCAAGAAATCTGTCTGTGCAACCACCCTTCTCAAGAGCGTCTCGTTCGAATGCCCGAGACGGGAATTTCAGGAAGTCTGCAGTGACTTCCCAGAAATTATTGCCGAGCCATGCCTGAAGGAGGTAGAGAAGGAGGTAGACTTCCCATGCCCAGAGCAAACAACCGAAGAGAAGTGCCTTCACATCCCCTCTTACGAAATGGCCAAGTGCTCAGCCGTTGTTGAACGGGACGAAGAGTACCCTTGCTCCCGGAAGGATCTGGTGATCAAATGTGAGACAATCAACGTCGACCGGGTTGGAACCTGCTTCAAAACTGAAGTAACTGAAGTCCCCTACACGTGCTACGAGACCGCGTACAAAAACGTGTGTGCTGATATTCCTGTGACCCATAtcccgccgcctcctccccCTGCTAAAAAACTGTAA